TGTTGCCATCCTTGGAACGCATGGCTGTCTCCCCGCGATCCTGCCAACCATAGTACCCACGATTCAACTCGTTGGCGGTCCACTCGAGCTGAGAAAGCAATCCAGGGGCTCCGCCGTAGTGGCCAAGGGGATAGTCAAGAGCCAGTCCTTCGGGAGCGGGATCGGTCACCCAGCCACTGCGCGACTCCATCACGGAAAGAAGCACCCTGGGGCCGACACTATAGCGCAGTGCGACCCGTTCAATCACATCGGCTGCCCCCCATTCCTCGCCGTTGAGCCCGGACATGGAAAATTGGGAGAGGTAGCCTCCCTGCTGTTCGATGAACTTCTCCAGGTCGAAATCGACGTAGGCAGGACCGAAAACCAGTTCACTGTCGGGCAAGAGAACTTCATCGGGCGTCATCCGATCAGTTTTGTGGGGAACAATCAGCCCTTGACCCAGCGATAGAAAATCGGGGTCTTCGATGTTGCTGTATTCGACTATCTTGTTCATGGCGACCCCGTAGCGAGCGGCAATGCTGCCAAGAACCTGGCCTGGCCGAACGCTGGTGAACTCAGTTGCCACATCCGGTGCCACCGTGGGGCCGGGAGTCGCTGTGTTGGCAACCACAGGGAGCTGCGCCGCTTCAGCCGGTCCGGTCTCCTCGAGGGCAGTCGGTTTAGCCGTCAGGCTGGCGGTCGGTGTGGCGGCAACATTGGCAGCCCTGGTTGGGATCTGTTCCCGGGGCGCGCCCATGGCTAACGGCGTGCCGACCGTTTCGGCGACCGACCCGGCCACTTCGACAACCGGGGAGGCGCCGCTTTCCGGGGCTGAAGCGCGCAGCAGGCCAAAGCCGCCAGTCGCAAAGAAAGCTGCGCCAACAAGGAGAATAGCCGCTGGTATCAACCAGAATACAGGTCGTATTTTCACGATGGGAGGTGAAGACCGGGTAGAGTCAGGACCTTTGTCGCCTCAATCATGGTCCTAATAGAATTCAGTATAAACATTGGTTTCCCAGAAAGCCCGGTAGCCATCATCTCTGCTGCCTTTGCATACGCCGTCCAGGGAACACCTGCCCGGGCAATCATAGTCGATCGCCTGAATGTAGGTGCATCGATCCATTTTTTGGCAGGTTTGTTGGCCACAGATAGGCTCATGATCGTAGAAACAGCAACTGCGGCCCAGGTGCCAGATCCATTTATCGAATTCAAAGACAGTTACCCCGCTGTGAACAATGACCCGATCACAGGCATCGGAGACCGCTGCACGCACGGCATGGTTGATTGCACCCGGCACCAATGCCTGCTGCAACAAGGCAATCCGCAAACCGGGGTCGATAACCTCAACGATTCCCGACCGCAGCGCCACGCGCATGGCATGATAGTCCATGCACACTTTCAGATTCTCCGGATCTGCGAGAGACCAGACACCGGCGGCATCCAGCTGGCCCACCAATAGCTGGGCCTTTTTATCCAGGGGATCGCTGAAGGCAGGGATTTGCCTTAGCCTGTCGAAGATACCGCCGTCACCCTCGATACGGCCACCGGCCTGCTGAAAGAGCGCCATCGCCTGGCCATCGTAGGTCTCGTTGAGAACTTCAGCCACCTCGTGAAGCTGTCGCAGCCGTTCGTCCACGCGATCCACGGTAGCATTGCCGGGGTCAAAATCATCGGAGAGTATGGCTCGCAGGCGGTCCCTGTCGATACGCGCCATCGCCTCGGCCGATGACATCTCATCGACAACCCGTCGCGTGGCACGAACCAGGTAGTCCCAGCCGCGGCACCACCGTCCATCGATTGTGCCATCCAGGCTCTTGGTATGCTGGCAGATGGCAATCACGAAGGTCCAGTAGTTGGCCTCGCGCCGGGACTCAGCCAGATCGGCCGGGACAAACAGATATTCGTCAGGCCGAACAGATTGTTCACGCAGTTCCCTGCCGATGGCCTGACATTGAGACTCGTTGACGATGATCATATATCGAGGATTGCCGGGAGAAGAGAGGAAAGAATTCGACCGAACTCACCCTGTATCTTGCAATGCCTGGCCCCAAACTATCGCCCGATCACCTTCCGCCAGAAGCACCGGCTGGCTGCGCTGCATGATGGTATCGGCGTTGATGACACACTTTATTACCTCAGGGCAAGAGGGAATCTCGTACATCACTTCAAGTAGCACGGACTCCAGGATGGTACGTAAGCCCCGGGCACCGGTCTTCAGTTTGATGGCCTCTTCAGCCACCGCCTCCAGGGCATCAGGAGTGAAGATCAATTCCACCTCGTCGAGGCTGAAAAGCCGTTGATACTGTTTTACCAGCGCGTGTCTCGGTTCCGTAAGGATCAAGACAAGGGCATCCTTGTCCAATGGGTCGACGCTGACGTTCACCGGCAATCGTCCAACGAATTCAGGGATCAAGCCATATTTCATCAGGTCGTCAGCGATAACTTTGCGTAACAGATCGGCTTTTTGTTGTTCGGGGTCAAGCCGCTTCTTGCCGCTGGCTCCAAAGCCCATGCGGCTTGGACCTTCCACGCGGCGAGCGACCACTTCTTCCAGATCAGAAAAAGCGCCGCCGCAAACGAACAAAATGTTCTTGGTATCGAGCTTGATATACTCCTGGGAGGGGTGTTTCCGCCCACCCTGAGGTGGAACGTTTATCACGGCGCCTTCGACCATCCTGAGCAGCGCCTGCTGCACCCCCTCACCTGACACATCGCGGGTGATAGAGGGATTGTCGCCCTGCTTGCGCGCGATCTTATCGATCTCGTCAATATAGACGATCCCCATCCTGGCGCGGTCGATATTCCATTCAGAGGCATGCAGCAGACCAACCAAAACGTTCTCCACGTCCTCCCCGACGTAACCCGCCTCGGTAAGGTTGGTAGCGTCTGCAATCGTAAAGGGAACGTCCAGGATACGAGCCAGGGTCTGGGCCAGCAAGGTCTTGCCACATCCGGTTGGCCCAATCAACAGGATATTGCTTTTCTGAAGTTCGACATCGGTGAAAAGCGTGCCGGAGGCAATGCGCTTATAGTGATTGTAAACAGCGACGGCCAGAACCTTTTTTGCCTGGTCCTGGCCAACGACATACTGATCCAGGCGCTCGACTATCTCCTTGGGCAAGGGAACCCGTTCCAAGGGCAGTTGCCCTTCTGAATCACCGACAGGCTGCTCTTCCTGCAGGATCTCAGCACATAGATCCACGCACTGGTCGCAGATGTAGACATCGTCAGGTCCCTGGATTAGCCGGGTGACCTCTTCTTCGGTGCGCTGGCAGAAAGAGCATGTAGTCATAGGCCTTTATTCTTCGCCTTCGTCTTTGGCTTCGTCTTTGGCTTCAGCTTCAGCTTCAGCTTTGGCTTTACCTTCGGCTTCGCCTTCGTCCTGAAGGACTTTGACGATGCCACTGGTATCGCCGACCACCTCGTCGACAAGGCCGTAGTCCTTGGCTTCGAGAGCCGTCATCCAGCGATCGCGATCAAAGTCCGCTTCGATCTGTTCAACAGCCTGGCCCGAATGCCTGGAAAGGATATTGAACAGCTGGGTCTGGACGCGCTCCAGCTCTTTGTACTGGATGCGCACATCGGGCGTGTAGCCCTGCGCACCGCCGCCAGCCGGATGCATGTGAATCGTGGCATGGGGCAAAGCGAAGCGTTTGCCGGGATCGCCCGCAGCCAGAAGCACGGTACCCATGCTGGCTGTGACGCCCACCGCCCAGGTACTCACGGGCGCAGGCACCATCTGCATCGCATCGTAGATAGCAAGACCGGCATACACCGAACCACCCGGCGTATTGATGTAAACCTGGATGTCGCGCTCCGGATCCTCCCGGCTAAGATAAAGCAACTGGGCGACAATCAAGTTGGCGATCTGATCGGAAATGGGGGTGCCCAAAAAGATAATGCGTTCCCGAAGCAACAGTGAATATATATCGTAAGCTCGTTCGCCGCGCGCCGTAGTCTCAATCACCATCGGCACCAGCGATTCTGGCAGTCTATCGCTCATAACTCTCCTCACGCAAGAATTCAAAAAAGGTGTCGACCCGCCAGGAACGGACAGGCCGGCTAGTTGGTTTCGGCTTCTTCCTCTTCCTCATCCTGTGTGTCCTGTGCTGCATCTGCCGAATCTTCCTCTTCGATTTCGGCGGTCGCAACCGGCGTTTCTTCCTCTTCTACCAGCGCATCTTCCTCAGATGACTGATCGCCGCTAATGGGAGCTGGCTCGTCCAATGCCGTACCATCAGCAATGGCCAACAGCCGGTCTATCGACTTGCGACGCAGGATCTGCCGGCGCATTGCGGAGCGCCCCCCTTCGGAGTCCAGCATCTCGATGATACCTTGCGCGTCGTTGGAGGATTCGATCAACTCAGTCCTGTACTCCTCCAACTCCTCATCGCTGACCTCCAGGCCCTCGGCTTCCACCAGCTTGTCGAGCACCAGATCACTCTGCAATCGCATTTCAGCGACTCCGCTAAGCTGTTCACGGAACTGTTCCTGAGTCTGACTTGTCAG
The Chloroflexota bacterium genome window above contains:
- a CDS encoding LysM peptidoglycan-binding domain-containing protein, which produces MKIRPVFWLIPAAILLVGAAFFATGGFGLLRASAPESGASPVVEVAGSVAETVGTPLAMGAPREQIPTRAANVAATPTASLTAKPTALEETGPAEAAQLPVVANTATPGPTVAPDVATEFTSVRPGQVLGSIAARYGVAMNKIVEYSNIEDPDFLSLGQGLIVPHKTDRMTPDEVLLPDSELVFGPAYVDFDLEKFIEQQGGYLSQFSMSGLNGEEWGAADVIERVALRYSVGPRVLLSVMESRSGWVTDPAPEGLALDYPLGHYGGAPGLLSQLEWTANELNRGYYGWQDRGETAMRSKDGNIARGAPGLNPATVAVQRVLAADSDWNDLESELARFSDTYQRLFGDPMALDTGPVQPALDSQPQMQLPFSAAEWWYLTGGPHGGWGSGSGWSALDFVPHDAGIGNCFPADSWAVAVAPGVVARNDSGEILLDLDGDGDARTGWVLQYLHITDRVAEGDLLETGDRVGRPSCEGGAAESTHLHISRRYNGLWVAADGPVPFVMDGWQAWGDFEYDGGLLKAGEPAREACNCRDRLRNGLSW
- the clpX gene encoding ATP-dependent Clp protease ATP-binding subunit ClpX, with product MTTCSFCQRTEEEVTRLIQGPDDVYICDQCVDLCAEILQEEQPVGDSEGQLPLERVPLPKEIVERLDQYVVGQDQAKKVLAVAVYNHYKRIASGTLFTDVELQKSNILLIGPTGCGKTLLAQTLARILDVPFTIADATNLTEAGYVGEDVENVLVGLLHASEWNIDRARMGIVYIDEIDKIARKQGDNPSITRDVSGEGVQQALLRMVEGAVINVPPQGGRKHPSQEYIKLDTKNILFVCGGAFSDLEEVVARRVEGPSRMGFGASGKKRLDPEQQKADLLRKVIADDLMKYGLIPEFVGRLPVNVSVDPLDKDALVLILTEPRHALVKQYQRLFSLDEVELIFTPDALEAVAEEAIKLKTGARGLRTILESVLLEVMYEIPSCPEVIKCVINADTIMQRSQPVLLAEGDRAIVWGQALQDTG
- a CDS encoding ATP-dependent Clp protease proteolytic subunit yields the protein MSDRLPESLVPMVIETTARGERAYDIYSLLLRERIIFLGTPISDQIANLIVAQLLYLSREDPERDIQVYINTPGGSVYAGLAIYDAMQMVPAPVSTWAVGVTASMGTVLLAAGDPGKRFALPHATIHMHPAGGGAQGYTPDVRIQYKELERVQTQLFNILSRHSGQAVEQIEADFDRDRWMTALEAKDYGLVDEVVGDTSGIVKVLQDEGEAEGKAKAEAEAEAKDEAKDEGEE